The proteins below are encoded in one region of Sporosarcina sp. FSL K6-1508:
- the sigH gene encoding RNA polymerase sporulation sigma factor SigH, protein MVEKTYVVDSISDFTGLSDGEIIAIIHEGNTDALNFLIKKYQSFVRLKARSYFLIGGDREDIIQEGMIGLYKAIRDFKEDRLSSFKAFAELCITRQIITAIKTATRQKHIPLNTSVSLDKPVFDEESDRTLLDVIAGPVLDDPEGLMIHREDFVQMEDEMNKVLSSLEKQVLALYLDGQSYQEISEELNRQVKSVDNALQRIKRKLERYMQVDAVW, encoded by the coding sequence ATGGTGGAGAAAACATACGTTGTAGACAGCATATCGGATTTCACCGGATTATCCGACGGAGAAATCATAGCAATCATCCACGAAGGCAACACGGATGCGCTTAATTTTCTTATTAAGAAGTATCAATCTTTTGTCAGATTGAAAGCGCGCTCATACTTTTTAATCGGCGGGGACCGGGAAGATATCATTCAGGAAGGCATGATCGGCCTGTACAAAGCAATCCGCGATTTTAAAGAGGATCGATTGAGTTCATTCAAGGCGTTTGCGGAACTTTGCATCACGCGGCAGATTATCACAGCTATTAAAACTGCAACAAGACAAAAGCATATTCCACTTAATACGTCAGTGTCATTGGACAAGCCGGTATTTGACGAAGAGTCCGACCGCACATTGCTAGACGTAATTGCTGGTCCTGTTCTGGATGATCCTGAAGGTCTCATGATTCACAGGGAAGATTTTGTACAGATGGAAGATGAAATGAATAAGGTGCTAAGCAGTCTTGAGAAACAAGTGCTCGCACTGTACCTAGACGGCCAATCGTACCAGGAGATTTCTGAAGAGTTGAATAGGCAAGTGAAATCTGTGGACAATGCTCTTCAGCGGATAAAACGTAAACTTGAGCGCTATATGCAAGTCGATGCAGTGTGGTGA
- the rpmG gene encoding 50S ribosomal protein L33 produces MSKKIILSCDTCGSRNYSVPARKDKPTERLSIKKFCRHCNAHLLHRQTA; encoded by the coding sequence ATGTCTAAAAAAATTATTTTAAGTTGCGATACATGCGGATCACGAAACTATTCCGTGCCGGCACGGAAAGATAAACCAACAGAACGTTTGTCAATTAAGAAGTTTTGCAGACATTGCAATGCACATCTATTGCATAGACAAACGGCATGA
- the secE gene encoding preprotein translocase subunit SecE: protein MGKLIGFFKDVVSEMRKVSWPRRKELTRYTIVVLSTVVFMAVYFGLVDLGISRVLEWYLAL, encoded by the coding sequence ATGGGCAAGTTAATTGGTTTTTTCAAAGACGTTGTCTCGGAAATGAGAAAAGTCAGCTGGCCGAGACGCAAAGAATTGACGCGTTACACAATTGTTGTTCTTTCAACAGTCGTTTTCATGGCGGTCTACTTCGGACTCGTTGACCTTGGCATTTCACGAGTATTAGAATGGTACCTTGCGTTATAA
- the nusG gene encoding transcription termination/antitermination protein NusG, with protein sequence MEKNWYVVHTYSGYENKVKANLEKRVETMGMSDKIFRVVIPEEEETDFKDGKKRTVLKKTFPGYVLVEIIMTDDSWYVVRNTPGVTGFIGSSGGGAKPTPLLPEEVDFILKQMGVKERKVEIDFDLGEMVEVLEGPFANFQGKVEEIDEDKGKVKVSVDMFGRETKMELDFEQVQKL encoded by the coding sequence ATGGAGAAAAATTGGTATGTCGTGCATACGTACTCCGGTTATGAGAATAAGGTGAAAGCCAATCTGGAAAAACGTGTTGAAACGATGGGTATGTCTGATAAAATATTCCGCGTGGTCATTCCGGAAGAAGAAGAAACAGATTTTAAAGACGGTAAAAAACGTACAGTTCTGAAGAAAACTTTCCCGGGTTATGTTCTTGTGGAAATCATTATGACGGATGATTCTTGGTATGTTGTTCGGAATACACCAGGCGTTACGGGATTCATAGGATCATCAGGCGGAGGCGCAAAGCCAACGCCATTGCTTCCTGAAGAAGTCGATTTCATTCTCAAACAAATGGGCGTGAAAGAGCGTAAAGTAGAGATTGACTTTGATCTCGGCGAAATGGTTGAAGTATTGGAAGGTCCATTCGCGAACTTCCAAGGTAAAGTGGAAGAAATTGACGAAGATAAAGGTAAAGTGAAAGTATCTGTGGATATGTTCGGTCGAGAAACGAAAATGGAGCTTGACTTCGAACAGGTTCAAAAATTATAA
- the rplK gene encoding 50S ribosomal protein L11 encodes MAKKVIKVVKLQIPAGKANPAPPVGPALGQAGVNIMGFCKEFNARTADQAGLIIPVEISVFEDRSFTFITKTPPAAVLLKVAANLTKGSGEPNKNKVATVKRDKVREIAEQKMEDLNAASVEAAMAMVEGTARSMGITIED; translated from the coding sequence GTGGCTAAAAAAGTCATTAAGGTTGTTAAATTGCAAATTCCTGCTGGGAAAGCGAATCCGGCTCCACCAGTTGGACCGGCGTTAGGACAAGCAGGTGTGAACATCATGGGATTCTGTAAAGAATTCAATGCGCGTACAGCGGATCAAGCAGGCCTTATTATTCCTGTTGAAATTTCTGTATTCGAAGACCGTTCATTTACTTTCATTACAAAAACTCCACCGGCAGCAGTATTGCTGAAGGTTGCAGCTAATCTTACAAAAGGTTCAGGTGAACCGAATAAGAACAAGGTTGCTACTGTAAAACGTGATAAAGTTCGCGAAATTGCAGAACAAAAGATGGAAGATTTAAACGCAGCGTCAGTTGAAGCAGCGATGGCAATGGTTGAAGGTACTGCTCGCAGTATGGGAATCACGATCGAAGACTGA
- the rplA gene encoding 50S ribosomal protein L1, with product MAKKGKKFTEAAKLVEHMKAYDVKEAIELAKKTSTVNFDATVEVAFRLGIDTRKNDQQIRGAVVLPNGTGKTQRVLVFAKGEKLKEAEAAGADYAGDAEYIAKIQQGWFDFDVIVATPDMMGEVGKIGRVLGPKGLMPNPKTGTVTFDVAKAVAEIKAGKVEYRADKAGIIHAPIGKVSFDDAKLAENFATVFETVQKAKPASAKGTYMKSVNVTTTMGPSVKVDPSSVVIK from the coding sequence ATGGCTAAAAAAGGTAAAAAGTTCACAGAAGCTGCAAAACTAGTTGAACACATGAAAGCGTACGACGTTAAAGAAGCAATCGAGCTTGCGAAAAAAACAAGCACGGTTAATTTTGACGCAACAGTTGAAGTTGCATTCCGTCTTGGAATCGATACTCGTAAAAATGACCAACAAATCCGTGGAGCAGTTGTACTTCCGAACGGTACTGGTAAAACTCAACGCGTTCTTGTTTTCGCAAAAGGCGAAAAACTTAAAGAAGCTGAAGCTGCTGGTGCAGACTATGCAGGGGATGCTGAATATATCGCTAAAATCCAACAAGGTTGGTTTGACTTTGACGTTATCGTTGCTACTCCGGACATGATGGGTGAAGTAGGGAAAATTGGACGTGTTCTTGGACCAAAAGGACTTATGCCTAACCCGAAAACTGGCACAGTAACATTTGACGTAGCGAAAGCAGTAGCAGAAATCAAAGCAGGTAAAGTTGAATACCGTGCGGACAAAGCGGGAATCATTCACGCGCCAATCGGAAAAGTTTCATTCGATGATGCTAAACTTGCAGAAAACTTTGCAACTGTATTTGAAACTGTTCAAAAAGCGAAACCAGCTTCTGCAAAAGGAACATACATGAAGTCGGTTAACGTTACGACTACAATGGGTCCTTCTGTAAAAGTTGATCCTTCAAGCGTAGTAATCAAATAA
- the rplJ gene encoding 50S ribosomal protein L10, with translation MSTVLEAKQAVVGEITDKLKSAASVVVVDYRGLTVGQVTELRKQLREAGIDFKVYKNSMSRRAAEAAGLEGLNEHLTGPNAIAFSNEDVVAPAKILNDFAKKNEKLEIKAGVIEGTIASEADIKALADLPSREGLLSMLLSVLQAPMRNFALATKAVAEQKEEQGA, from the coding sequence ATGAGCACAGTATTAGAAGCAAAACAAGCGGTAGTTGGTGAAATTACAGACAAGTTGAAATCAGCTGCATCTGTCGTTGTAGTTGACTACCGCGGTCTTACAGTCGGTCAAGTTACCGAACTACGTAAACAGCTTCGTGAAGCAGGTATTGACTTTAAAGTTTATAAAAACTCGATGTCACGCCGTGCTGCTGAAGCTGCAGGACTTGAAGGGTTGAACGAACACCTTACAGGCCCGAATGCAATCGCATTTTCAAACGAGGACGTCGTTGCTCCTGCAAAAATCCTTAACGATTTTGCAAAGAAAAACGAAAAGCTTGAAATCAAAGCTGGCGTAATCGAAGGAACAATTGCATCTGAAGCGGACATTAAAGCATTGGCGGATCTCCCGTCACGCGAAGGTCTACTTTCTATGCTACTCAGCGTTCTTCAAGCTCCAATGCGCAACTTCGCGCTTGCAACAAAAGCTGTTGCAGAGCAAAAAGAAGAACAAGGCGCTTAA
- the rplL gene encoding 50S ribosomal protein L7/L12, with translation MTKENILEAIKEMTVLELNDLVKAIEDEFGVTAAAPVAMAGAGGGEAAAEQTEFDVILASAGDQKIKVIKAVREITGLGLKEAKAVVDEAPKAIKEGVSKEEAEEMKAKLEEVGASIEVK, from the coding sequence ATGACTAAAGAAAACATTCTTGAAGCGATCAAAGAAATGACAGTACTTGAACTTAACGACCTTGTAAAAGCAATCGAAGATGAGTTTGGCGTAACTGCTGCAGCACCTGTTGCAATGGCAGGAGCTGGCGGTGGCGAAGCTGCTGCAGAGCAAACAGAATTCGACGTAATCCTTGCATCTGCTGGAGATCAAAAAATCAAAGTTATCAAAGCGGTTCGCGAAATTACAGGTCTAGGCTTGAAAGAAGCGAAAGCAGTTGTTGACGAAGCTCCTAAAGCAATCAAAGAAGGCGTTTCTAAAGAAGAAGCAGAAGAAATGAAAGCGAAACTTGAAGAAGTTGGCGCATCAATCGAAGTTAAGTAA
- a CDS encoding class I SAM-dependent methyltransferase: MSEHYYSENPKVKSNPKEWSAELRGKTLRFKTDAGVFSKGEVDFGSRLLAESFMLSVTEGLILDVGCGYGPIGLSIAASFPERSVHMVDVNERALALAAYNAKQNSISNVEIYPSDALSGVTAGGFAAILTNPPIRAGKETVFKFYEGAFLKLKVGGELWIVIQKKQGAPSTIDCLKELFGNVETVVKKKGYYILKVEKY; the protein is encoded by the coding sequence GTGTCTGAACATTACTACTCGGAAAATCCGAAAGTGAAAAGTAATCCGAAAGAATGGTCCGCCGAATTACGCGGAAAAACGCTTCGATTTAAGACGGATGCAGGAGTTTTCAGTAAAGGTGAAGTGGATTTTGGTTCGCGGCTCTTAGCTGAGAGTTTTATGTTGTCAGTAACGGAAGGGTTAATTCTTGACGTTGGTTGTGGCTATGGTCCGATTGGCTTATCGATTGCCGCATCTTTTCCGGAACGGAGCGTTCACATGGTTGATGTGAATGAACGTGCACTCGCTCTTGCTGCGTATAATGCAAAACAAAACAGCATTTCGAATGTGGAGATTTATCCAAGTGATGCATTATCCGGTGTCACGGCAGGGGGATTTGCTGCAATTTTGACGAATCCGCCAATCCGTGCAGGAAAAGAGACGGTATTCAAGTTTTATGAAGGTGCTTTTTTGAAACTGAAAGTTGGCGGTGAGTTATGGATCGTCATTCAGAAAAAACAAGGTGCACCATCAACAATAGATTGTTTGAAAGAACTTTTCGGCAACGTCGAGACGGTTGTTAAGAAGAAAGGCTATTACATTTTAAAAGTCGAAAAATATTGA
- the rpoB gene encoding DNA-directed RNA polymerase subunit beta — MTGHLVQYGQHRQRRSFARISEVLDLPNLIEIQTASYEWFLEEGLLDMFRDISPIQDFTGNLSLEFIDYTLGEPKYPVEESKERDVTFAAPLRVKVRLHNKETEEVKEQDVFMGDFPLMTENGTFVINGAERVIVSQLVRSPSVYYSDKTDKNGKRGFGATVIPNRGAWLEYETDAKDVVHVRIDRTRKLPITVLLRALGFSSDQEIIDLIGDNEYLRNTLEKDNTESSEKALLEIYERLRPGEPPTLDSAKNLLFSRFFDAKRYDLANVGRYKMNKKLHAQNRLFNQVVAETLIDPETGEILLEKDQLIDRRALDRLLPHLEKGIGFEEITHASGVLDEKITIQTIKIYSPKSEEKQVINVISNAYVDDSIKHVTPADIVASISYFFNLLHGVGNTDDIDHLGNRRLRSVGELLQNQFRIGLSRMERVVKERMSINDTQSIVPQQLINIRPVIASIKEFFGSSQLSQFMDQTNPLAELTHKRRLSALGPGGLTRERAGMEVRDVHYSHYGRMCPIETPEGPNIGLINSLSTFAKVNKFGFIETPYRKVDPVSGRVTAKIDYLTADVEDNYVVAQANAILAEDGSFVSEGVVGRFQGDNTVFKREQIDYMDVSPKQVVSAATACIPFLENDDSNRALMGANMQRQAVPLLNPEAPFVGTGMEHISARDSGAAVLAKFEGIVEHVEAREIRVRRIEMVDGKEVKGDLTIYRLENFIRSNQGTCYNQRPICSVGDRVKPLDILADGPSMEQGELALGRNVLMAFMTWDGYNYEDAIIMSERLVKDDVYTSVHIEEYESEARDTKLGPEEITRDIPNVGEDALRNLDDRGIIRIGAEVRDGDILVGKVTPKGVTELTAEERLLHAIFGEKAREVRDTSLKVPHGAGGIVLDVKVFNREDGDELPPGVNQLVRAYIVQKRKISVGDKMAGRHGNKGVISRILPEADMPYLPDGTPIDLMLNPLGVPSRMNIGQVLEMHLGMASRTLGIHMASPVFDGANEQDVWETMEEAGMDRDGKTILYDGRSGEAFDNRVSVGVMYIIKLAHMVDDKLHARSTGPYSLVTQQPLGGKAQFGGQRFGEMEVWALEAYGAAYTLQEILTVKSDDVVGRVKTYEAIVKGESVPQPGVPESFKVLIKELQSLGLDVKMLSIDLEEIELRDLEEDDDMQPTDALNLIKENQPV; from the coding sequence TTGACAGGTCATTTAGTTCAGTATGGTCAACACCGTCAGCGGAGAAGTTTCGCACGGATCAGCGAAGTGCTCGATCTGCCGAATCTGATTGAAATCCAGACGGCATCTTATGAGTGGTTCTTAGAAGAAGGACTGCTGGATATGTTCCGCGATATTTCCCCGATTCAGGATTTCACGGGAAATCTATCGTTGGAATTCATCGATTACACTCTTGGGGAGCCTAAATACCCTGTAGAGGAATCGAAGGAGCGGGATGTAACGTTTGCGGCACCACTCCGCGTAAAAGTACGTCTCCATAATAAGGAGACAGAAGAAGTAAAAGAGCAAGATGTCTTTATGGGGGATTTCCCTCTTATGACAGAAAACGGCACGTTTGTCATTAATGGTGCGGAGAGGGTTATCGTCTCTCAGCTCGTCCGATCTCCAAGTGTCTATTACAGTGACAAAACGGACAAAAATGGTAAGCGTGGATTCGGAGCGACTGTTATTCCGAACCGCGGTGCTTGGCTCGAATACGAAACAGATGCAAAAGACGTTGTCCACGTTCGGATTGACCGGACACGGAAATTGCCGATTACGGTACTCCTCCGTGCTCTTGGATTCTCTTCTGACCAGGAAATCATTGATTTAATCGGTGATAACGAGTATTTGCGCAACACACTCGAGAAGGACAACACGGAAAGCTCTGAAAAAGCGTTACTTGAGATATACGAACGTCTTCGCCCAGGTGAACCGCCAACATTGGATAGTGCGAAGAATCTATTGTTCTCAAGATTTTTCGATGCAAAACGTTATGATTTAGCAAATGTCGGCCGCTATAAGATGAATAAGAAACTTCATGCCCAAAATCGTTTGTTTAACCAGGTAGTCGCTGAAACGCTTATCGATCCTGAAACAGGTGAAATTCTGCTTGAAAAAGATCAACTTATCGATCGCCGTGCATTGGACCGTCTTCTTCCACACTTGGAAAAAGGAATTGGTTTCGAAGAAATCACTCATGCGAGTGGAGTTCTCGATGAAAAAATAACAATCCAAACCATTAAAATTTATTCTCCGAAAAGTGAAGAGAAACAAGTGATTAACGTAATCTCCAATGCTTATGTCGATGATTCCATCAAGCACGTAACGCCTGCAGATATCGTTGCTTCAATTAGTTATTTCTTCAACCTTCTTCATGGTGTAGGTAATACAGATGATATCGATCATCTTGGTAACCGTCGTCTGCGCTCAGTGGGTGAACTTCTTCAAAATCAGTTCCGCATCGGGCTTTCTCGTATGGAACGTGTCGTAAAAGAACGTATGTCCATTAATGATACGCAGTCAATCGTACCGCAACAGCTAATTAATATCCGTCCTGTTATCGCATCTATTAAGGAGTTCTTTGGTAGTTCTCAATTATCCCAATTTATGGATCAGACGAATCCACTTGCTGAATTAACGCACAAGCGTAGATTGTCTGCGCTTGGGCCCGGTGGTTTGACAAGGGAACGTGCAGGAATGGAAGTACGTGACGTGCATTACTCCCATTACGGCCGTATGTGTCCGATTGAAACGCCAGAGGGACCGAATATTGGATTGATTAACTCACTTTCTACATTTGCGAAAGTAAATAAGTTCGGCTTTATTGAAACACCATACCGCAAAGTTGATCCGGTTAGTGGTCGAGTCACAGCCAAAATTGATTACTTGACTGCAGATGTAGAAGATAACTATGTTGTAGCACAAGCAAATGCAATCCTCGCAGAAGATGGTTCTTTCGTTAGTGAAGGAGTTGTCGGTCGTTTCCAAGGGGATAACACTGTCTTTAAACGGGAACAAATCGATTACATGGATGTTTCGCCTAAACAAGTAGTTTCTGCGGCAACTGCATGTATTCCATTCCTTGAGAACGATGACTCGAACCGTGCCCTTATGGGTGCGAACATGCAACGTCAAGCTGTACCTCTTCTCAATCCAGAAGCTCCATTCGTCGGTACTGGTATGGAACATATATCAGCACGTGACTCAGGTGCGGCTGTTCTTGCGAAGTTTGAGGGAATTGTTGAGCATGTTGAGGCAAGAGAAATCCGCGTTCGTCGTATTGAAATGGTGGATGGAAAAGAAGTGAAAGGCGATCTTACAATATATCGTCTTGAAAACTTCATTCGTTCAAACCAAGGGACATGTTATAACCAGCGTCCAATTTGTAGCGTAGGAGATCGCGTTAAGCCGCTTGATATTCTTGCGGACGGCCCTTCAATGGAACAAGGGGAGCTGGCACTTGGTCGCAACGTTCTCATGGCATTCATGACATGGGATGGCTACAACTATGAAGATGCTATCATCATGAGTGAACGTCTTGTAAAAGATGATGTATATACTTCGGTCCATATCGAAGAATACGAATCTGAAGCGAGAGATACAAAGCTCGGACCTGAAGAAATTACGCGTGATATTCCAAACGTCGGTGAAGATGCACTTCGCAACTTGGACGACCGCGGTATTATACGTATTGGAGCCGAAGTTCGTGATGGCGATATCCTTGTCGGGAAAGTGACTCCGAAAGGCGTAACTGAATTGACTGCCGAAGAAAGACTTCTGCATGCGATTTTCGGCGAAAAAGCACGTGAAGTCCGTGATACATCCCTTAAAGTACCGCATGGCGCGGGTGGGATCGTTCTAGATGTAAAAGTGTTCAATCGCGAAGATGGTGACGAATTGCCGCCGGGCGTTAACCAATTGGTTCGCGCGTATATCGTCCAAAAACGTAAAATTTCTGTTGGGGATAAAATGGCTGGACGTCACGGGAACAAAGGGGTTATTTCCCGCATCTTACCTGAAGCGGATATGCCTTATTTGCCGGATGGCACACCAATTGACCTCATGCTTAACCCGCTCGGTGTACCATCGCGTATGAACATCGGACAGGTTCTTGAAATGCACCTTGGTATGGCATCTCGTACTCTTGGCATCCATATGGCGTCTCCTGTATTTGACGGGGCGAACGAACAGGATGTTTGGGAAACGATGGAAGAAGCTGGAATGGACCGTGACGGGAAAACAATTCTGTATGACGGTCGTTCAGGTGAAGCTTTCGACAACCGTGTATCAGTCGGTGTCATGTACATTATCAAACTGGCCCACATGGTCGATGATAAGCTCCATGCCCGTTCAACGGGACCATACTCACTTGTCACACAGCAGCCTCTGGGCGGTAAAGCTCAGTTCGGTGGACAGCGTTTCGGTGAGATGGAAGTGTGGGCACTTGAAGCTTATGGGGCAGCTTATACGCTTCAAGAGATTCTGACTGTGAAGTCGGATGACGTCGTAGGACGTGTGAAGACATACGAAGCAATCGTTAAAGGTGAAAGTGTTCCACAACCAGGCGTTCCAGAATCCTTTAAAGTTCTTATAAAAGAACTTCAAAGTCTTGGTTTGGATGTTAAGATGCTGTCGATTGATTTGGAAGAAATCGAGTTACGCGATCTTGAAGAAGACGATGATATGCAACCAACAGATGCTTTGAATCTTATAAAAGAAAATCAGCCTGTTTGA